The DNA region TATATGTACATaattctcatgtatatttttaataggattagcAGAGAACGTGACATCTGTTCTTAAAACACGTAACTCTCACATGCAATGATTACAATTGCGGGTGGGATAAACTTGTTTTGGCCTTAAACTTAGAACACAGAATTAATTAATCACCTCTTGTGCATCAAACAATTGCCGGTGGGTTTTTAATTGGAAGAAGATGTATGCAACGTATGCTACAAGCATGACAATGCTGCTTGCTCTTGACAACTGAAGGGTACAGAGAGCCGTGGAATTCTCTAGCCCAGCTGTGGCATATCTGAACATCAATGGCAGCAGGTGGCATAGCAATCCAAGCAGCAGAAGGAGCGAGTTCACATCGGCCTGTTTCTGTTAAcccaaaattaataatttaacatgctTAGATTTTTAGGATAATTAAGAAAAACGGCCGGGATTAATTAATATCTTACTCTGTCGTATCGTTGTTCCTTTCGAAGGTTGGCCAAGCCTCCACAGAGGAGAGAGGAgccaagaacaagaagaaggtTTGAAAGGATGGAACCCAGAAGGGAATACTTCACAACATGTATTTTGTTTTGGCGAAGAGCAAATAATGCAATTATTAGCTCTGTTGCATTGCCACATGTCGCATTCAGGAGCCCTCCAACTGCAAATccaatatataatcaatattctaattaaatatatatcctttgatgaacatgcataaatcaAACAAGAACTAGATAGATGTAGGAATTAATGGGATTCAAAAATATACCTGTTGCACCAGTGTAGTATGCAATTTGCCTGAGTTTTGttaggaaataaaaaatatatatattagaaaattttgacatatatatatatatatacttattttAAATGTGGCCAATATAtagattaaattcataattaacGTACTCGGTGAGGAAGCTGACACGTTCAGCAAGCGGCGCGAGTCCAAGTAAGCTCAAAGCAAAAATCCAAGGCTATATGCGTCAGAAAAAGAATATCCATCAACAACAtcaagcacaaaaaaaaaaaattgggaaaattcTTGGGATAATATAATTAATGTggaaattatttataattggtaaaaaaaattaagagtacATGGCTGATCACATGCAAGTCAACCAAgctaattaaattgataattaagttaaattttttaattatatatgaagTTAAGGGTGGACTCAAGTTAGTGATTTGGGGTTTCaactctctaatttttttttttttttaatagttttgcCCCATCAAGAATATTTTGGGtggtaattaatatatacagaaagagaaaatttcatAAAAGTAGTCATCTTTGTGGCGTActataaatgaatttttttttaagcggctaatataaaaaatcacttaaaacacgttattTCTGTcggtgtgaaaaaaaatattactctCGATCTTGATGTATACATCCACCTGTTTTCCTAGAATGGCATGCACTTACTCTTCCAAAGCTATACATGTCGGCAACGATTGCCAAGGGAACCGCGGGGAAGAGCACGGCGAGCTTGGTGCCGAGGATCACCTCCTGGAGATTAGCCAAGAATTGTCTAAGCATTTTGAACCTAATATTTGATACAAGCATGGGATCCGACTTCTTGCGCAAAATCGATGTCGACGACACGTTTTGTGGCATCGTCCGCCCGTTGTGGTGGTGCTCCTTCTCCACTATCAAGCCCTTAGAGTCTCCATTCTCCATATCCATATTGTATACAATTAAACAAGAAGCAGCCCCGGCCAGTTGTGATAATTTTGTGTAAAAATGAGTGGGAGAGTCCCCTGGAAgtactcttctctctctttgtggTATTATTCAGGATGTTATATATAGGACAAGCTTCTTGTAGATTGAAACACTCGAGGCACTGTTGCATTTAACGTGAATGTAGCTTCCGGGAATTTTCCCCCCTCTTGTTTCCATCTTGCATGAGCCTCCACGTACCCATATGTGTTGCTACTCGATTCCTCGTCCAAAGTTGGCAAACAGATATAGCGGTTATTATACGTTAGAAAAGCACATGCACAGATACGATAGACAAGTACAAACCGATAAAAAGGATATCAGTTTTACTTATTATCTCCTGACTCGTTCGGTCAATCGCATTGAATGAGTTTCAAAGGTTGAGTGCCACTGCCATGTCATGAGATTGGGATAATgttgagataaaaatgtaatttttagtattatcaaaaaaagataTGTATTTACGTAATTGATATCCAAGACTGTCATGGTCTGTATACGAGAAAACACCTTTAGAGTATAATTTTATACTCCATTCTTTTATTCTCAAAAAGCTAATGTGGTGTGGTCCTCCATAACATTTgatgcataaaaataaatttttagttgGTGGGCCACCGCACATTATTTCACTCTTGTCTCATTATGCTGACGTGACAAGGTGTAATTAAATCagccgttaaaaaaaaaaaaaaaaaaaatgagaaatccAATGACCACTAGATTATGCCACATTAGCATAATATGAAATgtgaatttaatatttaattaattttcgaaCAATGTGTCACTTAACTTTCACCTTGAAGAACAGGATTTGATTGACATATTCT from Corylus avellana chromosome ca10, CavTom2PMs-1.0 includes:
- the LOC132164237 gene encoding vacuolar cation/proton exchanger 3-like, whose product is MDMENGDSKGLIVEKEHHHNGRTMPQNVSSTSILRKKSDPMLVSNIRFKMLRQFLANLQEVILGTKLAVLFPAVPLAIVADMYSFGRPWIFALSLLGLAPLAERVSFLTEQIAYYTGATVGGLLNATCGNATELIIALFALRQNKIHVVKYSLLGSILSNLLLVLGSSLLCGGLANLRKEQRYDRKQADVNSLLLLLGLLCHLLPLMFRYATAGLENSTALCTLQLSRASSIVMLVAYVAYIFFQLKTHRQLFDAQEEEEEEEKAVLGFWSAFTWLVGMTIIISLLSEYVVGTIEAASDSWGISVSFISIILLPIVGNAAEHAGSIIFAFKNKLDISLGVALGSASQISMFVVPLSVIVAWIMGIEMDLDFSLLETGSLAFSIIVTAFALQDGTSHYMKGVVLFLCYIVISACFFVHKIPPPTNQTTVNIGVGLSSGSGLTA